From Solanum lycopersicum chromosome 4, SLM_r2.1:
TAGATATCATATCTCGCTGATCCTTTACCCTGGTCATCTAGAAGGGTGTCCATGTTGGTTAGTAAGCTCAGTGAGTTGTTTCCAACTAACAAATGGATTGGTTTCTCACCTCTTAAGTCCTATCATGTCTATGATTAATTTTAGAGAGTTATCTTTGACCACCACATTAGTTGATACTTAAATGTTTTGTTTATACAACTTCACATGATTAGATGTAATATTTTCGCAAAAAATGGAGCCTCTTTCATCTTCAACTTTTGGGTTTCTTGCCAAAGCTTAACTCTTTCCAGATGTGGAAAATGGGGACACACTACATTTAGTGCTGAGGCAGTCTCAATTGCAAGCTCCATCAGGTGGTAGCAGTGGCGAAGCTACTACTAACAATGTTAACAGAGGTAAAGGCTTCGTGATCTGAAATTTAGGCTCTCAGGTCATTTGGCTGATTTGTTAGTCAGAGGTgtaacaaaaaagaggtaacgaacaatttattatctttgaGTATCACAGGACAAGAGCCTCAACCCACTGCTGGTGGCTCACGGAATCGTATCGGGCAGATTTCACACAGTGTTGTCCTTGGAACTTTTAATGTTGGAGATCCGGGGGAAGGACTTGTGCCTGATCTTAATCGGGTGGGTTGCATAGAAGTTGCAAGATTTTTTAATCACTGTTATTTGAGTTGATTTGGGAGAATCTTATAGCAGAAAAATATCCAACTTTATAGGTTATTGGGGCAGTTTTGAACACTGTAGGGATCGGGAACATGACCGGTGGACAGCTTCCTGGTGTGCAGGTTTTTTTCCCACCTTTTTATCTTATGTTTCGGATCTCTTAGGTTCACCTGCTACCTTTATATTTTACTGGAATTTCTCTCTATTGTGTCATTTGTGCGATGAGCCCTTTCAAGTTTCAAAGTTACAGGACTTTCACTTATATGGGACCTTTAATTTCACTTATGTTCACCTAGCAAGGTGCTGAGGAATTTCATTTACCATTGTTCATTGCTTCCTCGCTTATCTTTGCTTGGGGGGTTGGTTTGTGAACAGGCCAGCACTCCAGCTCCTCGCCCTCAAGGAAATGAGAGTTTAAGTCAGTCAGGAAGTCAGCAATCTGGGCAGGCATTTTCTGGTCAATCTTTGCCGCAAGTAGTGCAAATTCCTCTGGGGGCAGCAATAGCTGTCCCCTCAATTAATTTGGTAGAATGTCTTTCAGATATTATGTTTTTTCTGTCTCATGTTTTTCATGGCCATGtttgattcatttatttttttctttttcatgttgAAGCCCCTTTTGGATTCCTTGATCACGCTTTCTGAATTCATGGACGGGATGGAGCATGTATTCTCACAGAATGGTGGggatttttattgtttttgctttttctCTTCTGGTAAATGGATCTCTGAAAGACTTCGCATTCTCTTACCTCAGGTTACCCGCCGAACCAGTCACCTAATAATGCGGGAGATCCACCTGCAGTACAGTTGCCTACACATGATCGTGGCTTATCGAGTCCAGAAGTGTTGAGCCTTGCGCTGCGTCAGGCAGAGCGTCTTTTTGGTGGTCAAGTTATTGCAGCATTATCTGTATGTACCATGACCATAATATCTCTTTTTTTGGTATTAAACTGTGAAACACTACCATTGAAATCAAATATTTGATACACCTAAAGAACCTCTTGAGCCTTAACCATCTTCTAGGAAGGGAGTGTTAAGACAACTAGATCTCCAATCACAAGTAAAATAAACTAGTTACCTAAaccttaaatcaaaatttaactcTATGAGCTCTCTTTGAACATTGTAACTATCCAATCCTCTCTCTGATCTCTTCTTGTATCTGTGGCAAAAGTACTATTAACAATTGTTTGCTTCAACAGCTTCCTCTTTCTTACTTGCCATGTGTAGTATATCATTGCTCCCCATATAGCAGAAATTGTTTGCAGTGCCTTCCTTTGATCCATAAAATGATCTCCTTTATGATTAAGGTTCTACCCCATTCCTCTTTCCTTTCCCTCTAGTATCTTCATGGTTCTAGTGTTACTGTTAAGAAATAAACTGGCAAGAAGCATCTTTGACTATCATTGATAGCAACATGTACTGTGTAATGGACATATTTTAGCTAATCTGGGCACACCGTATCTTGGCGAAGTGTCTAGCTTGAGCTTTTCAGTCTTGCAATTTTGCTCAGAGCTTGACCAGTTTTACTGGAGACCGcctttattttgttaaaatcaaAGCCCTTGAAGGAAAATGACTATTTTTTGGCATGAAAAGACCAAAGTTCAAAACCTTTAAATCTTTATCAACGAAAgaaggagggggggggggttgggaTGAAGTGTAATATCTTGAATTCTAGCTTCCTCAACTGTATTACAATATACCTACATGTTATCATCCCCTTaatgattttcttgaaattgTGATTAGGAGTCCTAACACATTGGTATAGGAATCACTGAAGACAAATGACCCTTGAAGGGAAGCCCATAAATTACTATTTATCTGGTCTAGTTACATGGTTTTAGATGGGAGGTGAAGGTTTGATTAGTTAAAATCACTTGGGAAGATGAAAAGAAATTACAGAGATGAGAAGATTGAGAGGAGGCTTTGTAGGGGAGAGACGTAGAACCTGTTCCGAGGCAACCTCCTCTGTTTTGTCCATGTTGATATATTTCATTTAAGGAGGATATGTTCGTTTAGGATAAGTTCTACAAGGCCCCAGAGAACGACCTTCTTGATGCTTGTGAATTTCCCTTTGATAAATCACAGGCCGAAGACTAGTTCCAAGTTTTCACGAGGAACCCCTTAATATAACAGAGGGACAATGAGGAGAAGAGGGTATGGGTAGGTTAGAAGAGTGTTGCTGGTTTCCAGATCTTCCGGTTAGACTCTTTCTTATACAGAAGGGATATAGAAGGGTTGATCCTATCCATGCATATAAATGCAGGTATACAAACTTCCTCAGTTTTGGCAGGTTGAACGCTGCTCAATATCTTCTGGCTGCCAAGTCTCACTCAAACTGCTTGCAAGTTGGCTAGCTATCATATATTCACACTGAGACCAAACTTGCATTGTATTTGTTTATTCTTGATGTGATAGTAAAGTATCAGTCCTCTGTGGTTTGATGGTATGGATCCATCTTCTCTGACTGTTCTTTTCATGGGAAAATGGAATTGCTGTGCTCCGTCTGTGTTGGAGCACTTCTTGACAACATTCCGGAGCTTTGATGATACCATGTCTTGGCTCAGTAAGTGATTTACTTTGACATAGTGCGGGAATATATCATACAGTACTCAGGCATATCAGAGGTACAACAGCTTTCTTGTGCTCACCCCTTGCAAAACTGTACAACAGTATGATGTTCGCCAGTCTTCCACTGCAACAGTATTCATGCACAGGGCCATATATATTGCTCTTATTCTTTATAAGAACCAACTTGACGGCACAAAATAACGTTGGTCCACTTGCGACACCAAACAGTGAAATCTTATAGCATTAGATGCAATGCATGTGCATCCTTACTCCTGCATTGCTTAGGAGAGTTCCCTTACCTTCTGGCTCTGATGGACTCCCTACAGTTGCTTTATGTATCACTGATAAgatatcataaataattattgctAAAGATATGGTTCCTAGAATTGATACATTATTCCCTTTCTGCTCTAACTCACTGATGATTGCCGaactttttttactttcttttgttGTCAACTTGCTCTTATCAAGCCGTCCAAAAAGTCAGTTGTATGACAATTCCTTCAGCAAAGTTGTTccctctttctttttgttttttgattttgtttgttaATCTTCTGCCACTTTGTAGCACTTTGCAGGGCGGTTGGAACAAGGAAGAGTCTCCAGTGATCCTGCATTAAGGGGACAGGTGCAGACAGAGTCTGTGCTAATTGGTCAAGTTATGCAACATTTAGGTGCCCTTCTATTAGAGCTTGGAAGGACGATATTGACTCTCAGAATGGGACAATCACCTGTATGACTTTTCCCTTCTCTTATTGGTGTTTAAGCATTTTCTATTAGTGTTTCTCTTACAATTATTAAGCTGATATTTGCAGGCTGAATCTTCAGTAAATGCTGGTCCTGCAGTTTACATATCTTCCACCGGGCCGAACCCCATAATGGTTCAGGTTTGTTTGACAGATAAAAGTAGAGGGACTAGGCTAGGATTGCAATCTGAAAAATAGGTAGATGCTAGctccttctttttttctcatgACTTGTTGCTCTTCCTTGATGTAGCCTTTCCCCCTTCAAACCAGTTCACTCTTCGGTAACTCAGCTGCTGTTCCACCTAACCCCGGTACCTTTGGCGCTCTTGGGATTGGTAATGCCCCAAGGCATGTCAATATTCATATACATGCAGGTACGAAAAATATGCTAGTACATTATTCTGTATTTCGCTTAttgtttttccttattttcttgTGGAGCATTGCAATAATTGGGAAGTAATGTAGTAACCTTTCTAACAATGGGTGCTTTTAGCGCCTATTACTTCTGCAGTTGGTGCTAGGGCGGCCAATGGAGATGGAGCACACGGTGAACGTGGTAATGGAACTGATTCTGGCCAAACAAGGGTTCTGCCTGTTGGAAATATAATGGCTACAGCTGTGGCACCAAGGCCTGCTGTTATCTCAGTCTCTAGTATGCCACAGCCTGGTATAGCGCCACAGATTTATGTCCTAAAATAATCTATTATCATATCTGAACTTTTTGCAGACTGAGAGCTTCTTGTTAACACGTGTAACGTCTGTACTTTTTAATTCGCTGATGATGATACAATACGGCGATATACTTTCTGAAGTGCTTTTTCTGTATCATGAAGGCCAATCAGATGGCCCAAGTGGCCAAGAGCGCTCTACTGCGTCTGGTGCTGAGAATGATACTGTTAGCACTCAACTAGATGAGACATCTGCAAGTGGGATGACTGTGCCTGAGCCTCTACCAGCACACAGTGTTCCCGGGAGAGAGGATAAAATGGTCAGTGCCAATAAAATGATTCCATGACCTATCTTTTTACCTCTAGTTTGACATTCTAGACCTAATTAAACTTGTAAATGCCAGAGTGTAGGTCAATCAAGCGAAATGTCTCATAGTAAGCCAGAAGCTTCAGCCAGTGTAGGAAGAGCTCAAAGGTCTAGTCAGGAGTTAGGTAGTCCTGATGAATCCTCATCTGTGCCCCTTGGATTAGGGCTCGGAGGTTTGCAGCCTAAGGTAAGCAAGCTGTTTTGATGCTGCTTCCCAGATATATCTTTGATTATTAGATTTGCTGAAAGATGGAGTGGTAATAGAGTACCTTCCttttttatttccaaatgtAGTGGGCTTTTTAGAAGGACATGTGCTAAGGAGTCATTTTCTGTTGGTACTAAATGAAATGATTTTGTCTGTGACATGTGATAAGGAGTCATTTTCTGTTGGTACAAAATGAAATGATTTTGTCTGCTGAGTTTTGTAGTGTTCATGTACCATTAAATGGTAGGTCAAATTTACTGTTTTACTTTCTTGAGTGCTCAATTTGTTTGTCCTTTTGTCTTGCCAATTGCTCATTCACCTTGCATTAGCATTCCCGCCCCTAAAGAGATTTTggaaattgaattttataagTAGTGATAAATAAGCTCCCCCTCCCTACGAGACTTATAGTCTAATGGTAAGACCGCAGCATATAATGTGTGGGTTTAAGCGCACATAACATGTTTGACAATAGCCTGGTAATTAAGCGGAGAAGGGTAGAGGGATATGCCCTTTCATTGTGTTTCAAACAGTACACTAATGGCCCTTGGGATTTCTCAGGGTTGGGTCAGTGAGttttaatttcttctgctgcctTGTTTATCTTTTTCTTAACAGTGTCGAAAGAAATTGAGAGCTGGTTACTGCCCTTGTAATGATTTTTCCCTAAatcctaagctactatgttgaATTAGTGTCTATGGTGGTTTGTCAGTTTGGTGCAATGTTATTGTTGATCTCATAACTGAAGAAAAAGTCAGATTTGTGAATGTTCCTTGGAATTGTTTTAACCTTTCACGTAGTGAACTTTCTGTTCCTTGTACTGCTTTTCCAACTTTTGGTCCTGGACTTGACATTCTTATTTCTATTGGTGGATCTGCAAATTAGAAACGAACTAAGCAATCTGTAGCTCATGGAATTAATGCTGATGGTTCAAGTAGCAGCAATCCAAATGAACTACCTCAAAGAGATGAGCGTCAATTTTTGCAGTCTCT
This genomic window contains:
- the LOC101252683 gene encoding ubiquitin-like domain-containing protein CIP73 isoform X2 yields the protein MADQQAVEGSSTSNDSGGSSESTVVLNIKTLDSQTYTFNVDKNLQVSALKDKLASQIGVPVEQQRLIFRGKVLKDNHLLSEYYVENGDTLHLVLRQSQLQAPSGGSSGEATTNNVNRGQEPQPTAGGSRNRIGQISHSVVLGTFNVGDPGEGLVPDLNRVIGAVLNTVGIGNMTGGQLPGVQASTPAPRPQGNESLSQSGSQQSGQAFSGQSLPQVVQIPLGAAIAVPSINLPLLDSLITLSEFMDGMEHVFSQNGYPPNQSPNNAGDPPAVQLPTHDRGLSSPEVLSLALRQAERLFGGQVIAALSHFAGRLEQGRVSSDPALRGQVQTESVLIGQVMQHLGALLLELGRTILTLRMGQSPAESSVNAGPAVYISSTGPNPIMVQPFPLQTSSLFGNSAAVPPNPGTFGALGIGNAPRHVNIHIHAVGARAANGDGAHGERGNGTDSGQTRVLPVGNIMATAVAPRPAVISVSSMPQPGQSDGPSGQERSTASGAENDTVSTQLDETSASGMTVPEPLPAHSVPGREDKMSVGQSSEMSHSKPEASASVGRAQRSSQELGSPDESSSVPLGLGLGGLQPKKRTKQSVAHGINADGSSSSNPNELPQRDERQFLQSLAALAARGNEPAMPSMTHLDRGVMGTIGSGNRNVDGQSEIADAMSSVLQSPALNGLLSGVSQQTGAGSPDLLRNMMQQFTQSPAMMNTVSQIAQQIDTQDLGSMFSGQGGGMDLSRMFQQMMPIVSQALGGISGVPQRIPNIAQRLGENTAVRGATPTTENVQIDLHEVAQEIENNSPPVEILRSLVQSTESLHHHGSSDLSLADELSSEENLADEFMQMLRNDVSQRFKDKEGK
- the LOC101252683 gene encoding ubiquitin-like domain-containing protein CIP73 isoform X1, which gives rise to MADQQAVEGSSTSNDSGGSSESTVVLNIKTLDSQTYTFNVDKNLQVSALKDKLASQIGVPVEQQRLIFRGKVLKDNHLLSEYYVENGDTLHLVLRQSQLQAPSGGSSGEATTNNVNRGQEPQPTAGGSRNRIGQISHSVVLGTFNVGDPGEGLVPDLNRVIGAVLNTVGIGNMTGGQLPGVQASTPAPRPQGNESLSQSGSQQSGQAFSGQSLPQVVQIPLGAAIAVPSINLPLLDSLITLSEFMDGMEHVFSQNGYPPNQSPNNAGDPPAVQLPTHDRGLSSPEVLSLALRQAERLFGGQVIAALSHFAGRLEQGRVSSDPALRGQVQTESVLIGQVMQHLGALLLELGRTILTLRMGQSPAESSVNAGPAVYISSTGPNPIMVQPFPLQTSSLFGNSAAVPPNPGTFGALGIGNAPRHVNIHIHAAPITSAVGARAANGDGAHGERGNGTDSGQTRVLPVGNIMATAVAPRPAVISVSSMPQPGQSDGPSGQERSTASGAENDTVSTQLDETSASGMTVPEPLPAHSVPGREDKMSVGQSSEMSHSKPEASASVGRAQRSSQELGSPDESSSVPLGLGLGGLQPKKRTKQSVAHGINADGSSSSNPNELPQRDERQFLQSLAALAARGNEPAMPSMTHLDRGVMGTIGSGNRNVDGQSEIADAMSSVLQSPALNGLLSGVSQQTGAGSPDLLRNMMQQFTQSPAMMNTVSQIAQQIDTQDLGSMFSGQGGGMDLSRMFQQMMPIVSQALGGISGVPQRIPNIAQRLGENTAVRGATPTTENVQIDLHEVAQEIENNSPPVEILRSLVQSTESLHHHGSSDLSLADELSSEENLADEFMQMLRNDVSQRFKDKEGK
- the LOC101252683 gene encoding ubiquitin-like domain-containing protein CIP73 isoform X3; translated protein: MTGGQLPGVQASTPAPRPQGNESLSQSGSQQSGQAFSGQSLPQVVQIPLGAAIAVPSINLPLLDSLITLSEFMDGMEHVFSQNGYPPNQSPNNAGDPPAVQLPTHDRGLSSPEVLSLALRQAERLFGGQVIAALSHFAGRLEQGRVSSDPALRGQVQTESVLIGQVMQHLGALLLELGRTILTLRMGQSPAESSVNAGPAVYISSTGPNPIMVQPFPLQTSSLFGNSAAVPPNPGTFGALGIGNAPRHVNIHIHAAPITSAVGARAANGDGAHGERGNGTDSGQTRVLPVGNIMATAVAPRPAVISVSSMPQPGQSDGPSGQERSTASGAENDTVSTQLDETSASGMTVPEPLPAHSVPGREDKMSVGQSSEMSHSKPEASASVGRAQRSSQELGSPDESSSVPLGLGLGGLQPKKRTKQSVAHGINADGSSSSNPNELPQRDERQFLQSLAALAARGNEPAMPSMTHLDRGVMGTIGSGNRNVDGQSEIADAMSSVLQSPALNGLLSGVSQQTGAGSPDLLRNMMQQFTQSPAMMNTVSQIAQQIDTQDLGSMFSGQGGGMDLSRMFQQMMPIVSQALGGISGVPQRIPNIAQRLGENTAVRGATPTTENVQIDLHEVAQEIENNSPPVEILRSLVQSTESLHHHGSSDLSLADELSSEENLADEFMQMLRNDVSQRFKDKEGK